The following are encoded in a window of Blastocatellia bacterium genomic DNA:
- a CDS encoding S8 family serine peptidase, with protein MTRPIAFMLLLSAALLSWNNAPATASGRTPSIQVVPNELIVGFHRGVLVPERNLYDKALTDVPNPVLSHLRTTQGLIGVERLIPDEVPRVSAKAAPVLPNLAGRTPTLDDVALIFNYYGMDRVFLLRFSRTIDPWQMAEQLERDYPGLVEYAEPNIIRQLDLIPNDPRFPLSYHLLHRITDPTRRADIRAPEAWDITVGSNAVVIAILDTGVFFDHQDLAGGKLLTGRSLTGGSGRPNDVVGHGTGVAGVAAANSNNGLDVASVCWNCKLLPVRVCGTNGCPLSAIASGISYAVTQAPQGVKVINMSFGGPSSTQTEVRAIQSALAANIMCTASAGNGGEDGIGDNNDEGLHFPSSHSVDFANVIAVAASNRFNRLASFSNFGKETVTLAAPGDGIWTTVPTDTNLELGFAAGVAQLSGTSFAAPVVAGAVGLLYSQFPNITVQEIRARLIGSVDRFDVFANTTVAGGRLNAFRALENDLNPPAAVMDLAVEPGQSSKLVWTAPGDDGLDGQAAFYEIRYSRQPITAANFDKAAKLEHRLFPGAAGAAESLALPNLPSGTYYFAVRAIDNVGNKGPVSPSVRVHLN; from the coding sequence ATGACAAGACCCATCGCTTTTATGTTATTGCTGAGTGCTGCGTTGTTGAGTTGGAACAACGCGCCTGCCACCGCCTCTGGCCGAACGCCTTCGATCCAGGTTGTGCCCAATGAGTTGATTGTCGGGTTTCACCGAGGCGTCCTTGTCCCGGAGCGAAATCTCTACGACAAGGCACTCACCGACGTGCCCAATCCGGTGTTGTCACACTTGAGGACGACGCAAGGTCTGATCGGTGTTGAGCGGCTCATTCCTGATGAAGTGCCGCGCGTGTCGGCTAAGGCTGCTCCGGTTTTGCCCAACCTGGCTGGACGCACGCCGACGTTGGATGACGTTGCGCTCATTTTCAACTACTACGGCATGGATCGTGTATTTCTGCTGCGCTTCTCGCGGACGATTGATCCATGGCAGATGGCCGAACAACTGGAGCGTGACTATCCGGGTCTCGTCGAGTATGCTGAGCCTAATATCATCCGTCAATTGGACCTCATCCCCAATGATCCGCGCTTTCCTTTGTCTTATCACTTGCTTCATCGTATCACTGATCCGACGCGTCGCGCCGACATCCGCGCGCCGGAAGCATGGGACATTACCGTCGGCAGCAATGCTGTTGTTATCGCGATACTAGATACCGGCGTGTTTTTTGACCACCAAGACCTGGCCGGCGGGAAACTGTTGACCGGGCGCAGCCTGACCGGCGGCTCCGGGCGACCCAATGATGTAGTCGGGCATGGCACCGGCGTGGCCGGTGTTGCTGCGGCCAATAGCAATAATGGACTGGATGTGGCCAGTGTATGCTGGAATTGCAAACTACTGCCGGTGCGCGTGTGCGGTACGAACGGTTGCCCATTGTCGGCTATTGCCAGTGGCATCAGTTATGCCGTTACACAAGCGCCCCAGGGCGTGAAAGTCATCAACATGAGCTTTGGCGGGCCCAGCTCAACTCAGACTGAAGTCCGCGCGATTCAGAGCGCCTTGGCAGCTAATATCATGTGCACGGCATCGGCCGGTAACGGTGGAGAGGATGGCATTGGCGATAACAACGACGAAGGGTTACATTTCCCCAGCAGTCACTCCGTTGACTTTGCTAACGTGATTGCCGTTGCGGCCTCCAATCGCTTTAACCGATTAGCTTCATTTTCCAACTTCGGCAAAGAGACGGTCACGCTGGCAGCGCCCGGCGATGGTATCTGGACGACCGTGCCAACCGATACGAATTTGGAATTGGGCTTTGCAGCAGGTGTTGCTCAACTAAGCGGCACATCGTTCGCTGCGCCGGTTGTAGCCGGTGCCGTCGGTCTGCTCTATTCTCAATTTCCAAACATCACCGTGCAGGAAATTCGCGCGCGATTGATCGGCAGCGTGGATCGTTTTGACGTGTTTGCCAACACCACGGTCGCCGGTGGCCGGCTCAATGCCTTCCGCGCCTTAGAAAACGATTTGAACCCGCCGGCGGCGGTGATGGATTTGGCGGTCGAGCCGGGCCAGTCAAGCAAGCTCGTGTGGACGGCGCCGGGCGATGATGGGTTGGATGGGCAGGCCGCGTTTTATGAGATTCGCTACTCACGCCAGCCGATTACGGCAGCCAATTTCGATAAGGCAGCGAAGCTTGAGCATCGGCTCTTTCCGGGCGCGGCAGGCGCTGCTGAGTCGCTCGCTCTTCCAAATTTGCCATCGGGCACGTATTACTTTGCCGTTCGAGCCATTGACAATGTCGGCAACAAAGGCCCGGTGTCACCCTCCGTCCGCGTTCATCTGAACTGA
- a CDS encoding PfkB family carbohydrate kinase, producing MAFGLPLPQHRPFDVVGLGLNAMDYLITVPYYPAFNSKVEFLNYAVKPGGQVATAMAALARLGARVRYIGAVGSDDVGQKQIASLVEAGVECSRVRVVDQASSQLAFIIIDQRTGERTIIWSRDARLAIQPDHLDHEAITAGRILHLDGHDVAAGVQAARWARQAGMPVVIDVDNAYPGIEELLPLVDYLVTSADFPQRVTGLTDHREGLKALKERFGNYFVAMTLGADGALAYHQGQYVHVPGFQVECRDTTGAGDAFHGGFIYGLLQGMSLIETLRFANAVAALNCRELGARGGLPTLEEVEALLRAQ from the coding sequence ATGGCCTTCGGACTTCCACTGCCTCAGCATAGACCGTTTGATGTGGTCGGCCTTGGCCTCAATGCGATGGATTACCTCATCACAGTCCCATACTACCCCGCTTTCAATTCAAAAGTCGAATTCCTCAATTACGCAGTGAAGCCGGGCGGTCAGGTTGCCACAGCGATGGCGGCGCTGGCGCGGTTGGGCGCGCGCGTCCGCTACATTGGCGCTGTCGGTTCTGATGATGTGGGTCAGAAACAGATCGCTTCGTTGGTGGAAGCCGGCGTTGAATGTTCGCGCGTGCGCGTGGTTGATCAAGCCAGCAGCCAACTCGCGTTCATCATCATTGATCAGCGGACGGGAGAACGCACGATCATCTGGTCGCGTGATGCGCGGCTCGCCATACAGCCGGATCACTTAGATCACGAGGCCATCACTGCCGGTCGCATTCTTCATCTGGACGGCCATGATGTCGCTGCCGGCGTTCAAGCAGCGCGGTGGGCCCGCCAGGCGGGCATGCCGGTTGTGATTGACGTAGACAATGCCTATCCGGGAATCGAAGAGCTGCTGCCGCTGGTTGATTATCTCGTTACATCAGCCGATTTCCCTCAGCGCGTGACGGGACTAACCGATCATCGCGAAGGCTTGAAGGCGTTGAAAGAGCGGTTCGGTAATTATTTCGTTGCGATGACCCTCGGCGCGGACGGCGCGCTTGCCTATCACCAAGGCCAGTACGTTCACGTCCCCGGCTTCCAGGTCGAATGTCGTGATACAACGGGCGCGGGCGATGCGTTTCATGGCGGATTCATTTACGGACTATTGCAAGGGATGAGCCTGATCGAAACGCTGCGATTTGCCAATGCCGTCGCGGCGCTCAATTGCCGTGAACTGGGAGCACGCGGCGGCTTACCAACGCTCGAGGAAGTAGAAGCCTTGCTGCGTGCGCAATGA
- a CDS encoding proline dehydrogenase family protein: MSLFFLAKRFVAGEDFTAAIPVIQQLNDKGIHVTVNMLGEHVKERTVAEQIRDEYLGVIDHIRRARLDANISIKPTQIGMDVSDEVCYQLIAPVVAKAAEHDIFIRLDMEGSPYTQRTIDLLYRLREQNSNVGIVIQAYLRRSEADIEAMNRQKIRVRLCKGAYKEPREIAFQSMDKEIRPMFIKLAKRLITEGVYPGIATHDELIINAVKAFVAEQQISRDRFEFQMLYGIRVDSQERLAQEGYHIRTYVPYGPHWAPYFYRRLRERKENVWFVLSNLFKK; the protein is encoded by the coding sequence ATGAGCCTATTCTTTCTCGCCAAACGCTTCGTAGCGGGCGAGGATTTCACCGCCGCCATTCCGGTCATTCAGCAGCTTAACGACAAAGGCATTCATGTGACCGTGAACATGCTCGGCGAGCACGTGAAAGAACGAACCGTCGCCGAACAAATCCGCGACGAATACCTCGGCGTGATTGATCATATTCGGCGCGCGCGACTGGACGCCAACATCTCGATCAAACCCACACAAATTGGCATGGATGTCAGCGACGAGGTTTGCTATCAGCTCATCGCGCCCGTTGTAGCGAAGGCCGCCGAGCACGATATTTTCATTCGCCTTGATATGGAAGGCTCGCCGTACACGCAGCGCACGATAGACCTTTTGTATCGGCTCCGTGAACAGAATTCCAATGTTGGCATCGTCATTCAAGCCTACTTGCGTCGGAGCGAAGCAGACATCGAAGCGATGAATCGTCAGAAAATTCGCGTGCGGCTCTGCAAAGGCGCCTACAAAGAACCGCGCGAGATCGCCTTTCAAAGCATGGATAAAGAAATCCGTCCGATGTTTATCAAGCTGGCCAAACGGCTCATCACCGAGGGCGTTTATCCGGGCATTGCCACGCATGATGAGCTGATCATCAATGCCGTCAAAGCATTTGTGGCGGAGCAGCAGATCAGTCGTGACCGATTCGAATTTCAGATGCTCTACGGCATTCGGGTTGATTCACAAGAAAGGCTCGCGCAGGAAGGGTATCACATCCGCACGTATGTCCCCTATGGGCCGCACTGGGCGCCTTACTTTTATCGGCGCTTGCGTGAACGAAAAGAGAATGTCTGGTTTGTGTTGAGCAACTTATTCAAGAAATAG
- a CDS encoding SDR family oxidoreductase, whose translation MSNRIFRDDLLKDKVAFITGGGSGIGLRMAERFAEHGARLMLVGRTPEKLDHAVEQIEAAGGKAIRAVADVRDYAAVEAALAATREQLGEIDIVVCGAAGNFPAPALGMSANGFKSVVDIDLLGTFHTCRAAFQHLRKPGASIIAISATHAFMPVMLQSHVCAAKAGIDMLVKVLAMEWGPVGVRVNCISPGAVDDTEGMRRLTPTDEMRQKLINTIPLRRYATKDELADLALFLCSESATYITGAVFVCDGGQSLMGSGAFAQAMGL comes from the coding sequence ATGAGCAATCGAATTTTTCGTGATGATCTACTCAAGGACAAAGTGGCGTTCATTACCGGCGGCGGCAGCGGCATCGGACTGCGCATGGCTGAACGCTTCGCTGAGCATGGCGCGCGGCTGATGTTAGTTGGACGCACGCCGGAAAAATTGGATCACGCGGTCGAGCAGATTGAAGCTGCTGGCGGCAAGGCCATCCGCGCTGTGGCTGATGTCCGCGATTATGCCGCGGTGGAAGCGGCGCTGGCCGCTACGCGCGAGCAGTTAGGCGAAATTGACATCGTCGTGTGCGGCGCGGCTGGCAATTTTCCGGCGCCGGCGCTCGGCATGTCAGCCAATGGGTTTAAGTCGGTTGTTGATATTGATCTGCTTGGTACGTTTCACACGTGTCGCGCCGCTTTCCAGCATCTGCGCAAGCCGGGCGCCTCGATCATTGCCATCTCGGCAACGCATGCCTTCATGCCGGTGATGCTTCAATCGCATGTCTGCGCTGCCAAAGCTGGCATTGATATGCTTGTCAAAGTGCTGGCTATGGAATGGGGACCGGTTGGTGTGCGCGTCAACTGTATATCACCCGGCGCGGTTGATGATACTGAAGGGATGCGGCGGCTGACGCCAACCGACGAGATGAGACAGAAACTGATCAATACAATTCCGCTGCGCCGGTATGCGACCAAGGACGAGTTAGCTGATCTGGCTCTTTTCCTCTGCTCGGAGTCAGCCACCTATATTACCGGCGCTGTGTTTGTCTGCGACGGCGGTCAGTCGTTGATGGGATCAGGCGCGTTCGCTCAAGCAATGGGACTGTAG
- a CDS encoding phosphoribosylanthranilate isomerase encodes MEPTRKPRVKICCISSVEEAWMAIRHGASALGLVSEMPSGPGVIADELIAEIAAIVPPGVASFLLTSRQDAAAIIEQQRRLGVNAIQICDRLHSGSYQEIRAALPGIRLIQVIHVTGQESWAEAVAVAPHVDALLLDSGNPSLPVKELGGTGRLHDWRISQRIRESVSVPVFLAGGLTPENVTDAIRCVGPFGLDVCSGVRTDGKLDPVKLGRFFARVAAYAESGSDGL; translated from the coding sequence ATGGAACCAACACGCAAGCCCCGTGTCAAGATTTGTTGCATTAGCAGTGTAGAGGAAGCCTGGATGGCCATCCGGCATGGCGCGTCAGCGTTGGGCTTGGTCTCTGAGATGCCGAGCGGTCCTGGCGTCATTGCTGATGAATTGATTGCCGAGATTGCAGCGATTGTGCCGCCGGGGGTGGCTTCCTTTCTGCTGACGAGCCGGCAGGACGCGGCAGCAATCATTGAGCAGCAACGGCGGCTGGGCGTCAACGCAATTCAAATCTGTGATCGGCTTCACTCAGGTTCCTACCAAGAGATTCGCGCAGCATTGCCCGGCATCCGTCTGATTCAAGTGATTCATGTGACAGGCCAGGAGTCATGGGCTGAAGCAGTGGCTGTTGCCCCGCATGTGGACGCATTGTTGCTGGATTCAGGAAATCCATCGTTGCCGGTCAAAGAGCTGGGCGGGACCGGACGGCTGCATGATTGGCGCATCAGCCAGCGCATTAGGGAATCGGTGAGCGTGCCGGTCTTTCTGGCCGGCGGTTTGACTCCTGAAAACGTGACTGACGCCATCCGCTGCGTCGGCCCATTTGGCCTGGATGTATGTAGCGGCGTTCGCACTGACGGAAAGCTCGATCCCGTCAAGCTGGGTCGGTTTTTTGCTCGCGTTGCTGCCTACGCAGAGAGCGGGTCCGATGGACTGTAA
- a CDS encoding crotonase/enoyl-CoA hydratase family protein, translating to MSNDYRSLTWECADAVAEVVLRGPGKGNAMGPDFWREVPEVFTALDQDETVRVVILRGEGKQFSYGLDVMAMMNELGPLVMGELGAASRARLLELIGQMQRATNRIAHCRKPVIAAVHGWCIGGGLDVIAACDIRLCSADARFSLREVKLAIVADIGSLQRLPYIIGEGHTRELAFTGKDIDAAHALRIGLVNTVYDSPEALLDAARQMARDIAANPPLVVQGIKQVMNYRTDSAVADQLRYAAVWNAAFLPSADLAEAIAALSERRAPRFQGE from the coding sequence ATGAGCAACGATTACCGATCACTCACGTGGGAGTGCGCTGACGCAGTCGCTGAGGTCGTACTGAGAGGGCCGGGCAAGGGCAATGCGATGGGGCCGGACTTCTGGCGCGAGGTGCCCGAAGTGTTCACCGCGCTGGATCAAGACGAGACGGTCCGTGTGGTGATCCTGCGCGGCGAGGGCAAACAGTTTAGTTACGGACTTGACGTGATGGCCATGATGAACGAGCTGGGGCCGCTCGTCATGGGCGAGCTTGGAGCAGCCAGCCGAGCGCGACTGCTGGAGCTGATTGGCCAGATGCAACGGGCAACCAACCGCATCGCTCATTGTCGAAAACCGGTCATTGCCGCCGTCCACGGGTGGTGCATCGGCGGTGGACTCGATGTCATCGCAGCCTGTGACATTCGGCTCTGTTCCGCCGATGCGAGGTTCAGCTTGCGTGAGGTCAAGTTAGCCATCGTGGCTGACATCGGTAGCCTGCAACGATTGCCATATATCATCGGTGAAGGCCACACGCGCGAACTCGCGTTCACAGGCAAAGACATTGATGCTGCTCACGCTCTGCGAATTGGGCTGGTCAATACTGTGTATGACTCACCCGAAGCGTTGCTCGACGCGGCGCGACAGATGGCCCGCGACATCGCTGCCAATCCGCCGCTTGTTGTGCAGGGAATTAAGCAGGTGATGAACTATCGCACCGACAGCGCCGTCGCCGATCAATTGCGTTACGCCGCTGTGTGGAATGCAGCGTTTTTGCCGTCAGCCGATCTGGCCGAAGCGATTGCTGCGCTCAGCGAGCGACGCGCGCCGCGTTTTCAAGGAGAATAA